The segment TGTTTTGGGTTAATACAATTCTTTCGATGTTGGTATTGAAAATATCTTCGTAAATTGCGCTTGTACTGTCGAAAACAAGGGAATGTTCCGAAATTAAACGCCAAGAATCCCAACGTCTTTCGTGTTCCATCCCCAAACCGCTCAAAAATCGCAAATCCAAAAGGTGATTTTTCATAATTTGGATATTAGCGCCGCTTCCGATTTGAAGTTGAATAGGCGAAAAGGCGGGCGTGGTAGTAAAAGAAGTGGATGTGCTGTCAATTCTTTGCGACGTTTGGTCTGATACGGTGTCGGGAATGTAGTTGTCGAAAATTATGAATGCGTGCCGTGCGTTTTCGCGTTCTCTTGTTTCTCGGCTGAAATCGATGCTTCTTCTGAAAAGCGAAGTCGAAAATTCACTGCGGAAATAAGGACCGAACCTATCAACAAAACGATGCGTAAAGAGGGAATTTATGCGAAATTCGTCGTTTGTTATCCGCATTGTTTTTAAGTCTGCTTCCTCAACCGACATTCCTATGTCAAATCTTACTATGTTTTGGAAGTCTGCGCGGTTTCGTCGAAAATTCAGGCGGTCAAAAAGCAAAAGCGAGAAATATGTGATGTTTGCCAGCGAGTCGGTGGCTTGGTCTCTGTAATGGTTAAAATCTACGCTTCCGCCGATATTTACGGTGTGTCGCCAATCTCTTTGTCTTCTTGTGGGAGACATTATATCGCCGAAAACCGTTCCGCCGCCTACAATTCTTCTTGTGTCAGGGTCTTTGACTACCGTAAAACGGAGAAGTTCGCCGTTTCCGTATAAAGCGAATGTTAAAAAATTGTCTATGGCGTTAAGCGCGGAGCCGACCCCCAAAATTTTGTAATACCCCATAGGCAAAAACCATATCCGCAAATCCTCCGCCAAACTCAAATCGCGTCCGTATCCTCGTCCGATAAACATAAGCGGGTCAATAGAAGCCAAGTCGTATTCACTGCGAATAGGAATTCCCGAAGAACTTATAACCTCTATTCGTACGGCGCTCCAATTCGGTGTTATCGGCGTTATTTCGTCTTGGTAAATTACAAAATTCTGTTTTATTTCAAACGGTGTTCGGTCTATTATTCTGAGGGTATATTGCCCCGGCGGCAAAGAAATTTTTCGCCCTGTTTCGCCAACCTCAACCCGTTCGCCTTTTGTATCGTACACGTGAAAAATCGGCTCAACATCACTTGCCTCGCTCATTCGCGGCACAAAAACCGCGCCTGACCCGTGGCGAATTACGGTGGTGTCCTGCGCTATCTGGTCGTGAATAGGGATAATGGTTCGCGACGACCGACGAAGCGTAGGCGCCGCCTGCGCTCCGCTTTCTTGTACTTGTTCCGCATTTGTTTGTTGCGCACGATTTCTGAAAAAGTGATTAAAAAACACTTCATTGCTGAGCATTTCCCCCGGCACATCAGGCGGCAACGAAGCGAATGCGGTAATCGCAAATGTGAGTGAAATTATTATAGTATAAAAATTTTTATTCATTTTTTTGTTTCCACGCAAAACAAAAATCAAGCCAGCGCCAATTCTTTTTTTACAAGATTGCTTACGATTTTTGCAGGGGACTGTTTTGTGGCAAGCATTCTTGCCTCAATATACTTACAAGCTAAGCCGTCTATTGTTATAGTCATTGTCCCGTTTTGAGGTTTCGCACTCGTAGTTTTTGGCGGCAATATTGTGATAGTGCCGTCATCATCTTTATATACCAAAGTTTTGCCTGAAAGAAAATCCACGCCTCTCCCCGAAAGCTTCGGAGTAGTTCTTGTAAATAATTCGTCCCAGTATTCTCCTTCTTCATCTGTCATTTATTACCTCCAAATGTTAAGGTTAAGTTCCTTAATATACTTTTTTCTACACTTCATTGCGTGAAAAACTTTGATTTTTTCGTATTTTTCCACATTATACATTATTTCAAGCAAATTTCCGCTTCCGTCAAAACCTATAACCAAAAATTTTTCGGGGTAATCCTCATAAATGTCGCTGAATATACGGCTTGACAAAGCGTGAAGAATATCGTCTTCTTTTATTCCGTGCTTAAAAGCGGATTTCGTGAAATCTATTAAAGTTTTGTCTTTTTTGTTTTCCATAATATAAAAAATTAAGCCAACGCCAATTCTTTTTTTGCTCTTTTTTTTGCAGTTTTTATCGCCGATAGCTTTGTTGTGTGCGTTTTAGTTGTAATGGAAGCCAAATTTTTCGGGTCGAAAGTAATTAAAGTAGTTGTATCATTTACCCTTGGCGGAACAATAGTAATCGTATCGTCAGGATTTTGGAACACCAACGTTTTGTTTTTGTTTCTAATAAAGAAACCGGGTTTTCCGCTTTTCGAAACTTCAGGAGTTGTTCTTGTAAATAATTCGTCCCAATAGTCCGCTTCTTCGTCTGTCATATTTTACCTCTCAATTTTAACGTTTCTATTTTAGAAATATACGTTTTTCTACACTTCATTGCGTGAAAAACATTTATTTTTCCGTCATTTTCCATAAATACAAAAATACTATATTTCCACACGTAAAAACAAAAAAATCTCAAAATTCAAAAAAAGAGCCGAAGAAACTCCTCGGCTCTGGACAATTATACAAATTCTGCAAGTTAACGAATTAAAGCGCAGGAATAGCTGCAGCTGTAAGTGCAGGAGCTGCAGGAGCTGCAGGAGGATTCTCTACAGCTGCAGGGACTACAGTTGGCCAACTCGGAGCCAATCCAAAAAGAACAAGTC is part of the Chitinivibrionia bacterium genome and harbors:
- a CDS encoding DUF3078 domain-containing protein, whose amino-acid sequence is MNKNFYTIIISLTFAITAFASLPPDVPGEMLSNEVFFNHFFRNRAQQTNAEQVQESGAQAAPTLRRSSRTIIPIHDQIAQDTTVIRHGSGAVFVPRMSEASDVEPIFHVYDTKGERVEVGETGRKISLPPGQYTLRIIDRTPFEIKQNFVIYQDEITPITPNWSAVRIEVISSSGIPIRSEYDLASIDPLMFIGRGYGRDLSLAEDLRIWFLPMGYYKILGVGSALNAIDNFLTFALYGNGELLRFTVVKDPDTRRIVGGGTVFGDIMSPTRRQRDWRHTVNIGGSVDFNHYRDQATDSLANITYFSLLLFDRLNFRRNRADFQNIVRFDIGMSVEEADLKTMRITNDEFRINSLFTHRFVDRFGPYFRSEFSTSLFRRSIDFSRETRERENARHAFIIFDNYIPDTVSDQTSQRIDSTSTSFTTTPAFSPIQLQIGSGANIQIMKNHLLDLRFLSGLGMEHERRWDSWRLISEHSLVFDSTSAIYEDIFNTNIERIVLTQNNGERLEVGPEFILNYFLFATRYLTLDGELRLFMPFDRFSNPNFRSHTLVSLRITRNFSLDYDYTFNIVMPRQEELRTQSHRHRVLARFSFARR